A single window of Drosophila suzukii chromosome 3, CBGP_Dsuzu_IsoJpt1.0, whole genome shotgun sequence DNA harbors:
- the LOC108013355 gene encoding uncharacterized protein — MVLSKPLYSLFGTYLEQLFNHPVRTTSITACVLATSANVTSQRLAGAKTLNQHSVFAYGLFGLIFGGSVPHYFYTTVERLFDHDVRFRRFFLFLSERLVYAPIYQALSLFFLSLFEGNSPDTAIKNVEKLYWPLLRANWQYLSLFVYLNFAYVPPMFRSISMAIISFIWVVYIAQRRRRFQEKLAAEKAAK, encoded by the exons ATGGTTCTCTCGAAGCCCCTGTACTCGCTCTTCGGCACTTATCTGGAGCAGCTCTTCAACCACCCGGTCCGCACCACGTCCATCACAGC ATGCGTCCTGGCCACCTCGGCGAACGTGACCTCCCAGAGATTGGCGGGGGCCAAGACCCTCAACCAGCATAGTGTCTTCGCCTACGGACTCTTTGGCCTGATCTTCGGAGGCAGTGTTCCGCACTACTTCTACACGACGGTGGAGCGACTCTTCGACCACGACGTGCGCTTCAGGAGGTTCTTCCTGTTCCTGTCCGAGCGACTGGTCTACGCTCCCATCTACCAGGCCCTTTCACTGTTCTTCCTGTCCCTGTTCGAG GGCAACTCCCCCGACACAGCGATCAAGAATGTGGAGAAGCTCTACTGGCCCCTGCTAAGGGCCAACTGGCAGTACCTCTCCCTGTTCGTGTACCTTAACTTCGCCTACGTGCCCCCGATGTTCCGGTCCATCAGCATGGCCATCATCTCCTTCATCTGGGTGGTGTACATCGCCCAGAGGCGTCGCCGCTTCCAGGAGAAGCTGGCCGCCGAGAAGGCCGCCAAATAG